The stretch of DNA AAACCGATCTCGGAAGTCGCACGCGAATTTGGTCTGGACGAAACGCGCATCGTGAAGCTGGCTTCAAATGAAAACCCCTATGGCATGCCTGAATCAGCGAAGCGTGCGATAAGCCGGGCCGTGAGCGAGCTGGGCCGCTATCCGGATGCCAACGGCTTTGAATTGAAGGCTGCATTGAGCCAGCGCTATGGTGTGCCCGCCGGCTGGGTGACTTTGGGCAATGGCAGTAATGACATTCTTGAAATTGCCGCCCATGCTTTTGTCGAAAAAGGGCAGACGGTGATTTACTCGCAGTATTCGTTTGCGGTTTATGCGCTCGCCACACAAGGGCTGGGCGCTCGCGCGAAAGTGGTGCCCGCGGTGCAGTACGGCCATGATCTCGACGCCATGCTCGCCGCAATCGATGCCGACACGCGTTTGATCTTCCTCGCCAATCCGAATAATCCGACGGGTACATTCATTCCGGGCCCGGTGCTCGAAGCGTTTCTCGACAAGGTGCCGGGTAATGTGGTGGTCGTGCTGGACGAGGCCTATACCGAATATCTCGCGCAAGACCAGCGTTACGACGCGATTAGCTGGGTGCGGCGCTATCCGAACTTGCTGGTGTCGCGGACGTTTTCGAAAGCGTTTGGCCTGGCCGGGCTGCGGGTGGGTTTTGCCATCGCCCAGCCGGCGCTGACCGATTTGCTGAACCGTCTGCGGCAACCGTTCAATGTCAATACGCTGGCTCAGGCGGCGGCGATTGCCGTGTTGCAGGACGAGGCGTTTCTCGCCAAAAGCGCGCAGACCAATGCAGAGGGCTACCGTGATCTGACCACGGCATTTGACCGGCTTGGCCTCGAATACGTCCCGTCCCACGGCAATTTTGTGCTGGTGCGGGTGGGGCATGACGACAACGCTGGCAACCAGGTCAATCTGGCCTTGCTGAAGCAGGGTGTGATCGTGCGGCCGGTTGGCAACTATGGCTTGCCGCAGTGGTTGCGCGTCACGATTGGCCTGCCTGATGAAAACACCGCATTTCTCGCTGCGCTTGAAAAAACACTTGCGCTGGCTTGAGCAGCTTCGCTTGCCTGGTGTGCGCCGAAAACTCTTCTGATGATCGATGTGGCCATGTTTTCCTTCAACAAACTGGTGGTGATCGGCGTTGGGCTGATTGGCGGCTCGCTCGCGCGGGCATTGCGTGAGCAGCCGGGCATCGGGGGCGCGCGATGCGTGATCGGCGTGGAACGTTCAGCTGCAGCGCTAGCCCATGCGCTGGCGCTAGGCGTAATTGACGAAGCGCTGACGGGGGCGGACGAAGCCGCGTTGCGTGCCGCGTTGACGGGGGCGGATATCGTGCTGCTGGCTGCGCCCGTGGCGCAAACCGGGGCGCTGCTTGAACGGATTGCGCCCTGGCTTGAACCGGCGACGCTCGTGACCGATGCGGGTAGCACCAAATCGGATGTCGTTGCTGCCGCATACGCCATGTTGGGTGCAAAGGTGGGCCAGTTTGTCCCAGGACATCCGATTGCCGGACGCGAGACGAGTGGCGTCGGCGCGGCGCTGGCCGATTTATATTCAGGCCGCAACGTGGTGTTGTGCCCATTGCCGGAAAACACGCCAGAAGCCGTGGGGCGAATTGCGGCGATGTGGCGCGCAACGGGAGCGACAGTGCATGAAATGTCCAGCGCGCAGCATGATCGCGTGTTTGCTGCTGTGAGTCATTTGCCTCATGTATTGTCTTTCGCGCTAGTCGAACAGATTTTGGGCTCGCCTGATGCGGCGCTGAAGTTTTCGTTTGCAGCGGGTGGTTTTAGGGATTTCACGCGCATCGCGGCGTCGAGCCCCGAGATGTGGCGTGACGTTTGCGTGGCGAACCGCACGGCACTGCTTGAAGAACTCGATGCCTACAGCGCTGTTCTGGCTCATTTGCGTGCGGCCATCGACGCCGCTGACGGCGCCGAACTCGAAGCCATCTTTGCCCGCTCACGCGAGGCCCGTAGTGTATGGCAGCCGGGCAGCAGCCCGGCTTAACAGGAAGCTGGAAGAACTGGATTCGTTCATGAACTACCTCGATCTCGGCCCTTTTTCACGCGTGACCGGCACGGTCCGTTTGCCTGGCTCGAAAAGTATTTCGAACCGGGTGCTGTTGCTGGCCGCGCTGGCGGAAGGCGAAACCACAATCACCCATCTGCTCGATTCCGACGATACCCGCGTGATGCTTGAGGCACTCATGCAGCTTGGCGTGAAGCTCCGCCATAACGATCAGGCGTGCGTGGTCTCGGGCACCCGCGGCGCATTCACGGCCAAAAACGCGGACCTCTTTCTCGGCAATGCGGGAACGGCGGTGCGCCCATTGACGGCGGCCTTGGCGGTGAATGGTGGGGAGTATCGCGTGCACGGCGTGCCGCGGATGCATGAGCGGCCCATCGGGGATCTGGTTGACGGCTTGCGGCAAATCGGCGCGCAGATTGACTACGAGGCTAACGAGGGCTATCCGCCATTGCGCATCCATCCGGCTCGGATTGCCGTGGAGGCGCCGATTCGCGTTCGTGGCGACGTTTCGAGCCAGTTCCTGACGGCGCTGCTGATGACGCTGCCGCTCGTGCGCAGCGCAAGCGGTGTGACGACGCTTGAGGTGGAGGGCGAACTGATCTCCAAACCTTATATCGACATCACGATCCGGC from Paraburkholderia hayleyella encodes:
- the hisC gene encoding histidinol-phosphate transaminase, with the translated sequence MTLSFGPSYVREIAPYIAGKPISEVAREFGLDETRIVKLASNENPYGMPESAKRAISRAVSELGRYPDANGFELKAALSQRYGVPAGWVTLGNGSNDILEIAAHAFVEKGQTVIYSQYSFAVYALATQGLGARAKVVPAVQYGHDLDAMLAAIDADTRLIFLANPNNPTGTFIPGPVLEAFLDKVPGNVVVVLDEAYTEYLAQDQRYDAISWVRRYPNLLVSRTFSKAFGLAGLRVGFAIAQPALTDLLNRLRQPFNVNTLAQAAAIAVLQDEAFLAKSAQTNAEGYRDLTTAFDRLGLEYVPSHGNFVLVRVGHDDNAGNQVNLALLKQGVIVRPVGNYGLPQWLRVTIGLPDENTAFLAALEKTLALA
- a CDS encoding prephenate dehydrogenase, translating into MIDVAMFSFNKLVVIGVGLIGGSLARALREQPGIGGARCVIGVERSAAALAHALALGVIDEALTGADEAALRAALTGADIVLLAAPVAQTGALLERIAPWLEPATLVTDAGSTKSDVVAAAYAMLGAKVGQFVPGHPIAGRETSGVGAALADLYSGRNVVLCPLPENTPEAVGRIAAMWRATGATVHEMSSAQHDRVFAAVSHLPHVLSFALVEQILGSPDAALKFSFAAGGFRDFTRIAASSPEMWRDVCVANRTALLEELDAYSAVLAHLRAAIDAADGAELEAIFARSREARSVWQPGSSPA